The following are encoded in a window of Armatimonas rosea genomic DNA:
- a CDS encoding DUF4139 domain-containing protein, with the protein MMVLPLIALVPAKLPEGDLPVRAVTLFSSGVAYTQREAEVSDNATIPLVFRTTQINDILKSLVLIDEKGKVQPAVYAAKDPVNRTLQSFAVDVTQPLDRNALLNRLRGQVVTASITTTRTTAAGYETSAKAFTGKLVSIEAKSLLSAEGKPSSVEFLNLLTESGLKTLRLDLVDEIAFEDPKVAKEFGEALTLLATGADDKRRSVTLRFAGQGKRRVQVGYISEAPLWKMSYRLLLGEKSYMQGWALVENTTDEDWSGVSLTLVSGRPISFIQDLYQPQYLARPVIGADLSVSPLPQVSEAAIDFAAKSDVGARAAIRNSIMRGQGGGQGGSQGFGAPAPSAPPAEAAVDGPALAGSVDAQASGEKQGELFTYKITSPVSLPRQQAAMIPVVAQDINAEKLSLYNAATDVRFPLHAVRLKNNTGLHLKGGPVTLFDGGIYAGDARMLDIPPGDSRILSYAVDLGLRGERQDKGGTSVETSLSIKRGVLTSTRKETIEVVYTFRNTSDKPRQVLVEHPYDPAYKLVAPAKFEERTPGLYRFQIAVPASKTENLIVKTERPLQETYALLDAELDFIEVTTRRKEGVSPKLKAALEDVLARRRKLQDLQSQIAEREGEVKQIEQDQSRIRQNMAVLERTSESYKNYVKQLDAQELRIQELRKQDSALRTQRATSERELKAFIDTLEV; encoded by the coding sequence ATGATGGTTCTTCCGTTGATCGCACTGGTGCCGGCAAAGCTCCCCGAGGGAGACTTGCCGGTCCGGGCGGTGACACTCTTCTCCTCCGGGGTGGCCTACACCCAGCGTGAGGCGGAGGTCAGTGACAATGCCACCATTCCCCTGGTGTTTCGCACTACGCAGATCAACGATATTCTCAAATCTCTGGTCCTGATCGACGAGAAAGGCAAGGTCCAGCCTGCGGTCTATGCCGCCAAGGACCCGGTCAATCGGACGCTCCAGAGCTTCGCTGTCGATGTTACCCAGCCGCTCGACCGCAATGCCCTGCTCAATCGTCTCCGGGGGCAAGTGGTGACCGCAAGCATCACGACCACACGAACAACGGCAGCGGGCTACGAGACGAGCGCAAAGGCGTTTACAGGCAAGCTTGTCAGTATCGAGGCCAAGTCCCTTCTCAGCGCGGAAGGGAAGCCCAGCAGTGTGGAGTTTCTCAACTTGCTGACGGAAAGCGGGCTCAAGACCCTGCGCCTCGATCTGGTGGATGAGATCGCCTTCGAGGACCCTAAAGTTGCTAAGGAGTTTGGTGAGGCCCTGACCTTGCTCGCGACCGGAGCCGACGATAAGCGCCGCAGTGTGACCCTGCGCTTTGCGGGGCAGGGGAAGCGGCGGGTGCAGGTGGGCTATATCTCGGAGGCCCCGCTCTGGAAGATGAGCTATCGCTTGCTCCTGGGCGAGAAGTCCTACATGCAGGGCTGGGCGCTGGTCGAGAACACCACCGATGAGGACTGGAGTGGGGTCTCCCTGACGCTGGTCTCGGGGCGCCCGATCAGCTTCATTCAGGACCTTTATCAGCCGCAGTACCTTGCCCGCCCCGTGATTGGGGCCGATCTGAGTGTCTCGCCCCTGCCCCAGGTCTCGGAGGCGGCGATAGACTTTGCCGCGAAGAGTGATGTGGGAGCGCGGGCTGCGATTCGCAACTCGATCATGCGGGGGCAAGGGGGTGGGCAAGGCGGAAGCCAGGGCTTTGGGGCACCTGCACCCAGTGCGCCACCCGCCGAGGCTGCGGTGGATGGCCCCGCACTGGCGGGCTCCGTGGACGCGCAGGCATCGGGGGAGAAGCAAGGTGAGCTCTTTACCTATAAGATCACCTCGCCGGTCTCACTCCCACGGCAGCAAGCGGCGATGATCCCGGTGGTGGCACAGGACATTAATGCCGAGAAGCTCTCTCTCTACAACGCGGCAACCGATGTGCGCTTCCCTCTACACGCGGTGCGTCTGAAGAACAACACCGGGCTACACCTCAAGGGTGGGCCCGTGACCCTCTTCGACGGGGGAATCTACGCGGGCGATGCACGGATGCTGGACATTCCGCCCGGCGACAGCCGCATTCTGAGCTACGCCGTGGATCTTGGGCTACGCGGAGAGCGACAAGACAAAGGAGGGACATCGGTCGAGACCAGCCTCTCCATCAAGCGCGGCGTACTGACCAGCACCCGCAAGGAGACCATTGAGGTTGTCTACACCTTCCGCAATACCTCCGACAAGCCACGCCAAGTGCTGGTCGAGCACCCCTACGACCCTGCCTATAAGCTTGTCGCGCCTGCCAAGTTTGAGGAGCGCACCCCCGGCCTCTACCGCTTCCAGATCGCCGTGCCTGCCAGCAAGACCGAGAACCTGATAGTCAAGACCGAGCGCCCGCTGCAGGAGACCTACGCCCTCCTCGATGCGGAGCTGGACTTTATCGAGGTCACGACGCGGCGCAAGGAGGGGGTCTCCCCCAAGCTCAAGGCCGCGCTGGAGGATGTCCTCGCCCGCCGTCGCAAGCTCCAAGACCTCCAGAGCCAGATCGCCGAGCGCGAGGGGGAGGTCAAGCAGATCGAGCAGGACCAGAGCCGGATTCGTCAGAACATGGCAGTCCTAGAGCGCACCTCGGAGAGCTATAAGAACTATGTCAAGCAGCTCGATGCGCAGGAGCTACGGATTCAGGAGCTCCGCAAGCAGGATAGTGCGCTCCGCACCCAGCGCGCCACCAGTGAGCGCGAGCTGAAGGCATTTATCGATACGCTGGAGGTCTGA
- a CDS encoding RNA polymerase sigma factor, giving the protein MYSLLAWRARSLPSSSSPSTATVSDEWLTQLRQAHLDGVYAYARRRLPSVEDAEDVAAETFAAVCVAPQRVPQDETKVRAWLLGIARNKLTDLLRKRYKRRELPLTDLEPLALAGPEALLGPPQAQALRSAIDGLPADQREALLLKYADELTLTEVGRVLGKSEAAVSSLLQRARATVRERAAYAFTTKEKS; this is encoded by the coding sequence ATGTACTCACTACTCGCTTGGCGGGCTCGCTCTTTGCCCTCCTCGTCCTCGCCCTCCACCGCGACGGTCTCAGACGAGTGGCTCACACAGCTCCGACAGGCCCACCTCGATGGGGTCTATGCCTATGCGCGGCGACGGCTCCCCAGTGTGGAGGATGCCGAGGATGTCGCCGCCGAGACCTTTGCCGCGGTCTGTGTCGCACCGCAGCGAGTTCCTCAAGACGAGACAAAGGTGCGTGCCTGGCTCCTCGGGATTGCCCGCAACAAGCTAACCGACCTGCTGCGCAAGCGCTACAAGCGGCGTGAGCTCCCCCTCACCGACCTGGAGCCACTGGCCCTCGCTGGCCCCGAGGCACTCCTCGGACCGCCCCAGGCACAGGCACTCCGCAGCGCAATCGACGGCCTCCCGGCGGACCAGCGCGAGGCACTGCTCCTCAAGTACGCCGACGAGCTCACCCTCACCGAAGTGGGCAGGGTTCTCGGAAAGTCCGAGGCCGCGGTCTCTAGCCTGCTCCAGCGCGCCCGTGCCACGGTGCGAGAGCGTGCCGCCTATGCCTTTACGACAAAGGAAAAGTCATGA
- a CDS encoding sugar phosphate isomerase/epimerase family protein: protein MPIPFALTAYALPHVLGYLPTKDGTPNPSPLSPLGLLDAAQARGLAGVDIPLPPDLSADALHDALGERGLRLVVEGMSVLEMEDAEGYLKKAALAGARVVRFTLSGILCGDRRKLGQHEGWFIRRDALARRITELLPVAESLGLSLAFENHQDADTSDFLWLYEKTGAHPAFGVCLDAGNPLAVGEDPVVTAYRLGPLIRHIHCKDYTIHFAPEGYRLVRCAAGTGVVDFPRILEIVRCNGFPHLLPGIEIAAQATRTIPLLEVSWWAEYPERDVRTLIPALQILWAKGRPQDQPYSSAWERGESSEAVCAEEWRLVDRSVAYFGSLGLE from the coding sequence ATGCCAATTCCCTTTGCTCTGACGGCCTATGCGCTGCCGCATGTCCTGGGCTACCTGCCTACCAAAGACGGTACCCCCAACCCTAGCCCGCTCTCCCCGCTCGGTTTATTGGACGCCGCGCAGGCACGAGGCCTCGCCGGGGTCGATATTCCCCTCCCCCCCGACCTCTCCGCAGACGCCCTCCACGATGCCCTTGGCGAGCGTGGCCTGCGGCTCGTGGTGGAGGGAATGAGTGTCTTGGAGATGGAGGACGCCGAGGGCTACCTGAAAAAAGCGGCACTGGCGGGCGCAAGAGTCGTGCGCTTCACCCTCTCCGGGATTCTGTGCGGCGACCGGCGCAAGCTGGGTCAGCACGAAGGCTGGTTTATCCGTCGCGATGCACTGGCGCGGCGCATCACCGAACTACTGCCCGTGGCAGAGAGCCTTGGCCTGAGCCTTGCGTTTGAGAACCACCAAGACGCGGATACGTCGGACTTTCTCTGGCTCTACGAAAAGACCGGCGCACACCCGGCGTTTGGTGTCTGCCTCGATGCTGGCAACCCGCTGGCGGTCGGCGAGGACCCCGTGGTAACAGCCTACAGACTTGGGCCGCTGATCCGCCATATCCACTGCAAGGACTACACCATCCACTTCGCGCCCGAGGGCTATCGCTTGGTGCGCTGCGCCGCTGGAACCGGGGTCGTGGACTTTCCCAGAATTTTAGAGATCGTGCGGTGCAATGGCTTCCCACACCTGCTCCCCGGAATCGAGATCGCCGCGCAGGCAACCCGCACCATCCCGCTGCTCGAAGTGTCGTGGTGGGCAGAGTACCCCGAGCGCGATGTCCGCACCCTGATCCCTGCCCTTCAGATTCTCTGGGCCAAGGGTCGCCCCCAAGACCAGCCCTACTCCAGCGCCTGGGAGCGTGGCGAGAGCTCGGAGGCCGTTTGTGCAGAAGAATGGCGGCTCGTGGACAGGAGCGTGGCGTACTTTGGCTCACTCGGACTTGAGTAG